The Tigriopus californicus strain San Diego chromosome 5, Tcal_SD_v2.1, whole genome shotgun sequence genome includes a region encoding these proteins:
- the LOC131880151 gene encoding 3-oxoacyl-[acyl-carrier-protein] reductase FabG-like has product MVNMSRVALITGASSGIGAAIALEMARVGHYALALTSNESKNLATVGQQCLTEGAKEVHLMVKDLMDLNQCQDLVSETVEHFKKMDVFVSCAGMSQGAQDIEDKCLKGVENVMRLNYLSPLAVTQKALPHLLKTRGSILYIGSTLGTISSSGVIDYAASKSALHSMAQNVAQEYSATGIRVNVLAPGAIATELFNDIMGAASPEQLDEFGSLIIPMGRLGRAQEIGHLAEFLVSDKNMYMTGSVIKVDGGQANDKKAGQFRAGEFMRAVEMEAANKKGLIVN; this is encoded by the exons ATGGTCAACATGTCGAGAGTAGCATTGATTACGGGAGCCAGCTCAGGTATTGGAGCGGCCATTGCTCTGGAAATGGCTAGAGTGGGCCACTATGCCCTCGCTTTGACCTCTAATGAGAGTAAAAACTTGGCGACCGTGGGTCAGCAATGTTTGACAGAAGGTGCCAAGGAAGTTCACTTGATGGTGAAGGATCTCATGGACTTGAATCAATGTCAGGACTTGGTTTCTGAGACCGtggaacatttcaaaa AGATGGATGTGTTTGTGAGCTGTGCTGGCATGTCTCAAGGCGCCCAAGATATCGAGGATAAATGCTTGAAAGGAGTGGAAAACGTGATGCGCCTCAACTACTTGTCCCCGTTAGCTGTAACTCAAAAAGCACTACCACACTTGCTAAAAACCAGAGGCAGTATTCTCTACATTGGGTCGACATTAG GAACGATATCCTCCTCCGGTGTGATCGACTATGCTGCTTCAAAGTCTGCATTGCATTCCATGGCACAAAATGTGGCTCAAGAGTATTCCGCTACCGGCATTCGAGTCAATGTTCTGGCTCCAGGAGCCATTGCCACTGAACTATTCAACGACATCATGGGCGCCGCCAG TCCTGAACAATTGGACGAGTTTGGCAGTCTGATTATTCCCATGGGCCGACTGGGCCGGGCTCAGGAAATCGGTCATTTGGCGGAATTCCTCGTTTCCGACAAGAACATGTACATGACGGGATCTGTCATCAAGGTTGACGGAGGCCAGGCCAACGATAAAAAGGCCGGACAATTTCGAGCTGGAGAATTCATGCGCGCTGTTGAGATGGAAGCAGCCAACAAAAAAGGACTCATTGTCAATTAG